One Candidatus Acidiferrales bacterium genomic window carries:
- a CDS encoding ABC transporter permease has translation MGALSVLSEILKRRVLAVQNYTLLSARSVRNLAGHPRYLYDTMAQMDIIGVGSLPIVILTGFFIGAVLVLQTAAQFMAFGEAALTGDIVALSLVREIGPVITALLVAGRNASGIASELGSMVVTEQVDAMRAMGTDPTRKLVTPRVVATTSMLPLLTIVADFVGLVGGFIVAFFEIHLSPVQFWTRAVGALEFKDLVQGLAKPFLFGFIVSSVGCYYGLTTRGGTQGVGRSTTEAVVTSSVLVLVSDFFVTKFLLWALEM, from the coding sequence ATGGGGGCTTTGAGCGTCCTTTCCGAGATTCTCAAGCGCAGGGTTTTGGCTGTCCAGAATTACACCCTCCTCTCGGCCCGGTCAGTCAGGAACCTCGCCGGGCATCCTCGCTATCTCTACGACACCATGGCGCAGATGGACATCATCGGCGTGGGGTCGCTCCCGATTGTCATCCTCACCGGATTTTTCATCGGCGCGGTGCTGGTCTTGCAGACGGCGGCGCAGTTCATGGCGTTCGGGGAAGCCGCGCTGACCGGCGACATCGTGGCCCTTTCCCTTGTGCGCGAGATCGGGCCGGTGATCACCGCGCTGCTGGTGGCCGGGCGAAACGCCTCAGGCATTGCCTCCGAGCTTGGCTCGATGGTGGTCACCGAGCAAGTGGATGCGATGCGGGCGATGGGCACTGACCCCACGCGCAAGCTGGTGACACCGCGGGTGGTGGCCACCACCTCCATGCTGCCCCTGTTGACGATTGTGGCCGATTTCGTCGGCCTGGTGGGCGGCTTCATCGTGGCTTTTTTCGAGATTCACCTGAGTCCGGTTCAGTTCTGGACGCGGGCAGTCGGCGCGCTCGAATTCAAGGATCTGGTCCAGGGCCTGGCCAAGCCGTTTCTGTTTGGCTTCATTGTCTCCTCCGTCGGCTGCTATTATGGCTTGACGACTCGGGGCGGCACACAGGGCGTCGGCCGCTCGACCACCGAGGCCGTCGTCACCTCCTCGGTGCTCGTCCTCGTGTCAGACTTTTTCGTAACCAAGTTTCTGCTATGGGCGCTGGAAATGTAA
- a CDS encoding TonB-dependent receptor — MNSQNIWRAWVCPLSFALLLYFVVLPPAAAQYSETTGVIQGTVKDPTAAVVPGASVELSSIALITAKKIETDSSGYFRFVNLPPGNYSLLVTAQGFSQQNRTEIKLEVGKVLTIDVTLEVGAVTQTVVVESAPLQIDTTSNKAAVNFTSEQITNMPKGRSAFLMLGLAPGARFEPLQGSVRGDARGVDAGFQIDGASDGENVYALEGMDTTNIRTGGIGVNPPSDFVQEVQVKSSGMEAEYGGALGGVVNIVEKRGGSTWHGAGLLYYRSDVLQASERVTLRLNPTYPLQTGIRLSEPAENYQPKEDRWKLLEPGFEAGGFVLRDRLWFYGSYIPSMFRQTRTVFVNFVPAAPQSPFTGPRDFPTTDTTHYALGRLDWQAARKVRASFGWHYAYRRATGQSVPRTDSPFFDPNAPDLDPSLSGTQRNQFNPDSTRDPGTFRADTGFVAPNSTYTVNADWTISPKFVVTGRYGYWFTNRGDRGRPVGVRREYILATAGVTGLDGSAIPAGVQGPADFSNIPSNSQTIFDVLTRHGLNVDASYVFRAGGTHTFKGGYAFNRLANDVQNAFNTAWVRIYWGQDRTSSVITGAGQAFCAPTGANRTRNRTLYGMDVCQGIYGAYLVGVSTETTGKVSSFNNSLYVQDTWQVGRGITLNLGVRFDKEYLPSFKPYPNDPLASRPIDFGFGSKVGPRLGGAWDVFRNGKMKVYGSWGFFYDIMKYEMPRGAFGGEYWHDCWFTLDTTDLSTINPQRDAGGHSCPGAGGTPGDKIEEIDWRAVANDPSDNRIPADTKPMRQRELVFGAEYALRSDLGLEVRYARKRLDRTIEDTGYFDALGENYYIGNPGEGILVNPVSGVCPTCPNQPKPMRNYDGVEFKLSKRWSHNFFFTTSYTYSRLYGNYSGLTSTDEVGRHSPNVNRFFDLPHMAWNAQGQQVFGLLPTDRPHTFKFYGAYRLKWWGMESTFGLTQVAYSGTPLTTEIGTIGSLTSSSPVEGRGNFVPLSRDPATGNWIAGGIEKGKRTDAFTNTDFLYVHEFKLSKTNEALRAAFELNVSNLLNQSNVLSIYFRGPRTGVLTFPITGSAIPDWAAFFAGFDWVAKANAQSKVMDSRYGTSQYFQVPRSLRMKIKFSF, encoded by the coding sequence ATGAACAGCCAGAACATTTGGAGGGCATGGGTGTGTCCGCTCTCCTTCGCTTTGTTGCTTTACTTCGTCGTGCTTCCGCCAGCCGCAGCTCAATATTCAGAGACCACAGGGGTGATCCAAGGCACGGTAAAGGACCCAACGGCCGCTGTGGTTCCCGGGGCCAGCGTGGAACTTAGCAGCATCGCCCTGATCACAGCCAAGAAAATTGAAACTGACAGCTCAGGCTACTTCCGGTTTGTAAATCTGCCTCCTGGGAATTATTCCCTTCTGGTGACCGCACAGGGCTTCAGCCAGCAAAACCGGACAGAAATCAAGCTTGAGGTCGGCAAGGTCCTCACCATTGATGTCACCCTCGAAGTCGGCGCGGTGACGCAGACCGTTGTCGTGGAGTCGGCCCCGCTGCAGATTGACACTACCTCGAACAAGGCGGCGGTGAACTTCACATCCGAGCAAATCACAAATATGCCCAAGGGCCGTTCGGCCTTCTTGATGCTTGGTTTAGCCCCGGGGGCGCGGTTTGAACCCTTGCAGGGGAGCGTCCGCGGGGACGCACGAGGCGTGGACGCCGGGTTTCAAATCGATGGCGCCAGTGACGGCGAAAACGTCTATGCGCTGGAGGGGATGGACACCACCAACATCCGCACCGGAGGCATTGGAGTCAATCCTCCCTCAGACTTCGTGCAAGAAGTGCAGGTCAAGAGCAGCGGCATGGAAGCGGAGTACGGCGGCGCGCTCGGTGGTGTGGTCAACATAGTGGAAAAACGGGGCGGGAGCACCTGGCATGGCGCCGGGCTCCTGTACTACCGTTCGGATGTTCTCCAGGCGAGCGAGCGGGTCACGCTTCGCCTGAATCCGACATACCCGCTGCAAACTGGCATCCGACTTTCGGAGCCGGCCGAGAATTACCAACCCAAGGAAGACCGTTGGAAGCTGCTTGAGCCTGGCTTTGAGGCCGGAGGGTTCGTCCTGAGGGATAGGTTATGGTTTTACGGTAGCTACATCCCGTCCATGTTTCGGCAAACCCGGACGGTCTTTGTCAACTTCGTCCCCGCAGCTCCGCAGTCTCCCTTCACTGGCCCGCGCGACTTCCCAACAACGGACACGACTCATTACGCGTTAGGCCGGTTGGACTGGCAGGCCGCACGAAAGGTCCGTGCCAGCTTCGGTTGGCATTACGCTTATCGGCGCGCAACCGGCCAGTCGGTTCCCCGGACTGATAGCCCATTCTTCGATCCCAACGCACCGGACCTGGACCCCTCTCTCTCAGGCACTCAACGCAACCAGTTCAACCCGGACAGCACACGCGATCCGGGGACCTTCCGTGCGGACACTGGGTTTGTTGCACCCAATTCGACTTACACGGTGAACGCGGACTGGACCATTAGCCCCAAGTTTGTCGTGACGGGGCGATATGGCTATTGGTTCACGAACCGAGGAGATCGCGGAAGACCGGTGGGCGTCCGCCGCGAATACATACTGGCGACGGCGGGCGTGACGGGCCTGGACGGGTCGGCAATCCCGGCTGGCGTCCAGGGGCCGGCCGACTTCTCCAACATCCCGAGCAACAGCCAGACCATTTTCGACGTGCTGACCCGCCACGGCCTCAATGTGGACGCGTCGTACGTGTTCCGGGCTGGCGGCACCCACACGTTCAAGGGCGGCTACGCGTTCAACAGACTGGCGAACGACGTGCAGAATGCGTTCAACACCGCGTGGGTGCGAATTTACTGGGGTCAGGACCGAACGTCCAGCGTGATTACTGGAGCGGGACAGGCGTTTTGCGCCCCCACTGGCGCCAATCGGACGCGCAACAGGACCCTCTACGGCATGGACGTCTGCCAAGGCATCTACGGGGCTTACCTGGTTGGAGTTAGCACTGAGACGACAGGCAAGGTTTCTAGCTTCAACAACTCTCTCTATGTTCAAGATACCTGGCAGGTGGGCAGAGGCATTACCTTGAACCTCGGTGTCCGGTTTGACAAGGAGTATCTGCCCTCCTTCAAGCCGTACCCGAACGACCCTCTTGCCTCCCGGCCTATTGACTTCGGCTTCGGGAGTAAGGTAGGTCCCCGGCTCGGAGGGGCTTGGGACGTTTTCCGGAACGGCAAAATGAAGGTGTACGGCAGCTGGGGTTTCTTCTACGACATCATGAAGTACGAGATGCCGCGGGGCGCGTTTGGCGGCGAGTACTGGCATGATTGTTGGTTCACGCTTGACACCACCGACCTCAGCACCATCAACCCGCAGCGAGACGCCGGCGGCCACAGTTGTCCGGGGGCCGGCGGCACGCCCGGCGACAAGATCGAAGAGATCGACTGGCGAGCGGTTGCGAACGACCCGAGTGATAACCGGATTCCAGCCGACACGAAGCCCATGCGCCAGCGGGAATTGGTCTTTGGAGCGGAGTATGCCCTGCGCTCCGACCTCGGTCTTGAAGTCCGCTATGCCCGGAAGCGGCTCGACCGAACCATCGAGGACACGGGGTACTTTGACGCTCTGGGGGAGAACTACTATATCGGCAACCCCGGTGAAGGCATTCTCGTGAACCCCGTCAGCGGCGTGTGCCCCACCTGCCCGAACCAGCCCAAACCCATGCGCAACTACGACGGGGTGGAATTCAAGCTAAGCAAGCGTTGGTCGCACAACTTCTTCTTCACCACGTCGTACACGTACAGCCGGCTCTACGGCAACTACAGCGGGCTCACCAGTACTGATGAGGTTGGTCGGCACAGCCCCAACGTCAACCGTTTCTTTGACCTGCCGCACATGGCCTGGAACGCGCAAGGCCAGCAGGTGTTTGGCTTGCTGCCGACCGACCGGCCCCACACCTTCAAGTTCTACGGCGCCTATAGGCTAAAGTGGTGGGGAATGGAGAGCACCTTCGGCCTGACGCAGGTGGCTTACTCTGGCACTCCGCTCACCACCGAGATCGGGACTATCGGCAGTCTGACTTCGTCCTCACCGGTGGAGGGTAGGGGCAACTTCGTTCCGTTGTCCCGCGACCCGGCCACAGGCAACTGGATCGCCGGAGGTATCGAAAAAGGGAAGCGGACCGATGCCTTTACTAACACCGACTTCCTGTACGTCCACGAGTTCAAACTGAGCAAGACGAACGAGGCGCTGCGTGCGGCGTTCGAACTCAACGTGAGCAACCTCCTGAACCAGTCCAATGTTCTCTCCATCTATTTCCGCGGCCCCCGCACCGGTGTGCTCACCTTCCCCATCACGGGGAGCGCCATTCCCGACTGGGCGGCTTTCTTTGCTGGATTTGATTGGGTGGCAAAAGCCAACGCCCAGAGCAAGGTGATGGACAGCCGGTACGGTACTTCGCAATACTTTCAGGTTCCCCGGTCGCTTCGGATGAAGATAAAGTTCAGCTTCTAG
- a CDS encoding amidohydrolase, which yields MMRFLLLAALLTLGIASLAEQRPADLVLRGGPVITLEDKQPEARAVAVTGGKIVYVGDENGLRGYISPGTRVVELNGRAVTPGLQDAHAHMLGLGQSLERLDLRGRNLEQIRALVAAAARSAAADKPGEWIFGQAWDQTDFPNRQFPTHAILDEVAADHPVLLSRVDGHAIWVNRKAMEMAGVTRQSKEPPGGKILRDDRGDPTGIFLDNANDLIEAKIPPSSPEVLQRQLLAAMKECNRYGLVRVHDAGVSKSGLEAYKALLGQDKMTVRIYAMIGAYDGATDLANPDSTLNHYLARGPEVDLGEGMLTVRSIKMMADGAMGSRGAALLAPYRDDPGNSGLMRESEESIYRVTKAALEKGFQVNVHAIGDLANRVTLNAFERARKEVPAARDPRLRDEHAQLVAPEDIPRFGKLGVIASIEPTHATSDMKWAEARVGPQRVKGAYAWRSILSGGARLACGSDFPVELVNPVLGLYAAVSRQDVDGNPPGGWLPQERLTALEALRCFTTDAAYAAFEEKEEGSIAVGKRADLVVWNHSPIQTAPRDVLSAAVEMTIVGGKVVYEAGAKAQQ from the coding sequence ATGATGCGATTCCTTCTTTTGGCAGCGCTCTTGACTCTTGGGATTGCCTCGCTGGCGGAGCAGCGGCCAGCCGATCTGGTGTTGCGTGGCGGGCCCGTGATCACGCTCGAAGACAAGCAGCCGGAAGCGCGGGCAGTGGCAGTGACCGGGGGGAAGATCGTTTACGTGGGCGACGAGAATGGGCTGCGCGGGTACATCAGTCCGGGCACGCGGGTGGTGGAGCTCAACGGTCGCGCCGTGACGCCCGGCCTTCAGGACGCCCACGCGCATATGTTGGGCCTCGGCCAGTCACTGGAACGTTTGGACTTGCGCGGGCGCAACCTGGAGCAGATTCGCGCTCTGGTGGCGGCTGCCGCCAGGTCCGCCGCGGCGGACAAGCCGGGCGAGTGGATTTTCGGCCAGGCTTGGGACCAGACCGATTTTCCCAACAGGCAGTTCCCCACGCACGCCATTCTGGATGAGGTCGCGGCCGATCATCCCGTTCTCCTGTCGCGCGTGGATGGCCACGCCATCTGGGTCAACCGCAAAGCGATGGAAATGGCCGGCGTGACCCGCCAGAGCAAAGAACCACCCGGCGGAAAGATTCTCCGCGACGACCGGGGCGACCCAACCGGCATCTTTCTCGATAACGCCAACGACCTGATCGAAGCGAAAATTCCGCCGAGCAGCCCGGAGGTTCTCCAGCGACAACTGCTGGCCGCCATGAAGGAGTGCAATCGCTACGGCCTGGTGCGGGTCCACGACGCTGGCGTCAGCAAGAGCGGGCTTGAGGCTTACAAGGCGCTGCTCGGGCAAGACAAGATGACTGTGCGCATCTACGCCATGATCGGCGCCTACGATGGCGCAACGGATCTGGCGAATCCCGATTCCACGCTGAACCATTACTTGGCGCGCGGGCCGGAAGTGGATTTGGGCGAGGGGATGCTGACGGTGCGCAGCATCAAGATGATGGCCGACGGCGCGATGGGCTCCCGCGGCGCGGCTCTGCTCGCGCCCTACCGCGACGATCCCGGCAATTCCGGCCTGATGCGCGAAAGCGAAGAGTCCATTTATCGCGTCACGAAGGCCGCTCTCGAAAAGGGTTTTCAGGTGAATGTGCACGCCATTGGCGACCTCGCCAACCGCGTTACCCTCAATGCGTTTGAACGGGCCCGCAAAGAGGTTCCGGCGGCGCGAGATCCGCGGTTGCGGGACGAGCACGCGCAGCTCGTCGCCCCGGAGGACATTCCTCGCTTTGGCAAGCTTGGCGTCATCGCTTCCATCGAGCCTACGCACGCGACTTCCGACATGAAGTGGGCCGAAGCGCGCGTCGGCCCCCAGCGCGTCAAGGGTGCCTACGCCTGGCGGTCTATTCTGAGCGGGGGAGCGCGGCTGGCTTGCGGCTCGGATTTTCCGGTTGAACTCGTCAACCCGGTTCTTGGCCTGTACGCCGCCGTGAGCCGCCAGGACGTGGATGGCAACCCGCCCGGCGGCTGGTTGCCGCAGGAACGGCTCACCGCGCTTGAGGCGCTTCGATGCTTCACCACGGATGCGGCCTACGCTGCCTTTGAGGAAAAAGAGGAGGGCAGCATCGCCGTCGGCAAACGCGCCGATCTAGTCGTGTGGAACCACAGCCCCATACAAACGGCGCCCAGGGACGTTCTGAGCGCGGCGGTCGAGATGACCATAGTGGGTGGCAAGGTTGTGTACGAGGCGGGCGCCAAGGCGCAGCAGTAG
- a CDS encoding ATP-binding cassette domain-containing protein: MGAGNVSGRGAAAGYAICFENVSLAFEGKPVLREITFAVPEGETLVLLGESGAGKTVLLKLALGLLRPDAGRISILGREITGLAEEELFEIRKKIGMVFQEGALFDSLSVAENVAYRLQEEGVPAEELVARVRQALCFVEMEGAMVKLPAELSGGMRRRVAIARALISKPPILFYDSPTAGLDPVTSETILSLVLRLRDLEGATSVLVTQRLQDGFAVANYYFDREANRLRRATGPTNGAGGRHDTRTIFMMLRDGEIFFEGAPEEMARRGDPYLEQFLR, translated from the coding sequence ATGGGCGCTGGAAATGTAAGCGGCCGGGGCGCCGCCGCCGGCTACGCGATTTGCTTCGAAAACGTCTCCCTTGCGTTTGAGGGGAAGCCGGTGCTGCGCGAGATCACCTTCGCGGTGCCGGAGGGGGAAACGCTGGTCTTGCTCGGCGAAAGCGGCGCCGGCAAGACGGTGCTACTCAAACTCGCTCTGGGTTTGCTGCGGCCTGACGCGGGCCGCATCTCGATCCTCGGGCGGGAAATCACCGGCCTGGCGGAAGAGGAGCTGTTCGAGATCCGGAAAAAGATTGGCATGGTGTTTCAGGAAGGAGCGCTGTTCGATTCGCTTTCGGTGGCGGAGAACGTTGCCTATCGCTTGCAAGAAGAGGGCGTGCCGGCCGAGGAGCTCGTGGCGCGCGTGCGCCAGGCACTCTGCTTTGTCGAGATGGAAGGGGCGATGGTCAAGCTGCCGGCCGAGCTTTCCGGCGGGATGCGCCGGCGAGTGGCGATTGCCCGGGCGCTGATCAGCAAGCCGCCCATCCTTTTTTACGACTCACCGACCGCCGGGCTCGATCCCGTCACTTCCGAAACGATCTTGTCGCTGGTGCTGCGGCTGCGCGACCTGGAGGGCGCAACCTCCGTCCTGGTGACCCAGCGCCTCCAGGACGGCTTTGCGGTGGCGAACTATTACTTCGACCGGGAGGCAAACCGGCTGCGTCGGGCTACCGGCCCGACGAACGGCGCCGGCGGTCGTCATGATACGCGCACCATCTTCATGATGCTGCGCGACGGAGAGATTTTCTTTGAAGGCGCGCCGGAGGAGATGGCCCGCAGGGGCGATCCCTACCTCGAACAGTTCTTGCGCTGA
- a CDS encoding MlaD family protein has translation MAKRGELSWTQLRVGLLVIVALMIFMVAIFYITGRGKLLAGKYTLVTYLPEAQGLKEGAPVRLAGVEVGNVDRVQLSPYRGDTARSVAITMRILKSYQPDIRADSKASLITEGLLGERMVDITRGSQGPPLADGGTVQGKEEAAIKLIIERTNEVVSNLSVMTDQIRDIVSRVQAGQGTLGKLVRDETLYHRVNAAVDDVHKLTQRAAAGEGTFGKLMVSDELYDRANATMKRFETMVADVEAGKGTVGKLLRDEAMAAQTTQMVERINSAFGDIEAGKGTLGKLAKDPALYDEAKSTFSNLNNVTRKLDKGQGTFEKLMDDPKLYDNANGLAEDLRGFVADFRANPKKYMRFKFGVLVF, from the coding sequence ATGGCAAAGCGAGGCGAACTTTCTTGGACCCAGCTCCGTGTGGGATTGCTGGTGATTGTGGCGCTGATGATCTTCATGGTGGCGATCTTCTACATCACTGGCCGGGGCAAGTTGCTCGCCGGTAAATACACGCTCGTCACCTACCTGCCCGAGGCGCAAGGGCTCAAAGAGGGCGCGCCGGTGCGCCTGGCCGGCGTCGAGGTGGGCAACGTCGATCGGGTGCAACTCTCGCCCTATCGCGGCGACACGGCTCGCAGCGTGGCCATCACCATGCGCATCCTGAAGAGCTATCAGCCGGATATTCGCGCCGATTCCAAGGCCTCCCTGATCACGGAAGGATTGCTCGGCGAGCGGATGGTGGACATTACCCGCGGCTCTCAGGGGCCGCCGCTGGCCGACGGCGGGACGGTTCAGGGGAAGGAAGAGGCGGCGATTAAGTTGATCATCGAGCGCACCAATGAGGTTGTTTCCAACCTGAGCGTCATGACCGATCAGATCCGCGACATTGTCAGTCGCGTCCAGGCCGGCCAGGGGACGCTCGGCAAGCTCGTTCGAGATGAAACGCTCTACCACCGCGTCAATGCCGCTGTGGATGACGTGCACAAGCTGACGCAGCGAGCTGCCGCCGGCGAGGGCACGTTTGGGAAATTGATGGTCAGCGATGAGTTGTACGACCGCGCCAACGCGACGATGAAGCGGTTCGAGACCATGGTAGCCGACGTCGAGGCCGGCAAAGGAACCGTGGGCAAATTGCTCCGCGATGAGGCCATGGCCGCCCAGACCACGCAGATGGTCGAGCGCATCAACTCGGCCTTCGGCGACATCGAGGCCGGCAAAGGTACGCTCGGAAAACTGGCCAAAGATCCGGCGCTCTATGACGAAGCCAAGTCCACTTTTTCGAACCTCAACAACGTGACCCGCAAGCTCGACAAGGGCCAGGGCACTTTCGAAAAATTGATGGACGATCCAAAGCTCTATGACAATGCCAACGGGCTGGCGGAAGACCTCCGCGGCTTTGTCGCCGACTTTCGCGCCAACCCGAAGAAGTACATGCGGTTCAAGTTCGGAGTGTTGGTGTTCTGA